A DNA window from Gloeocapsa sp. PCC 73106 contains the following coding sequences:
- a CDS encoding aldo/keto reductase, producing the protein MKYRRFGKTNLCLSVFSLGTMRCLASKQEFQETVNAGIDAGINHLETARGYGKSEEYLGETLQAGLSLPREKLYITTKLTPTPNPEVMFNQIEESLNRLQLDYIDCLAIHGLNTWEHLAWITDPRGCLEPIQRAISMGKIRHLGFSTHGSLELIIAAINTNLFEFVNLHYYYFFQRHQPVIDLAKRLDLGIFIISPADKGGRLYQPPTSLVNLCQPFSPLELNYRFLLQDPGITTLSLGAANSAELSLPLQVADRDDPLTGAEITVFKRLENQMTQALATDRCSQCYQCLPCPENVNIPEILRLRNLAIAYNLTDFGKYRYAMLENAGHWFPGSKGNRCTSCGDCLPRCPEKLDIPNLLRDTHERLNGPSRRRLWDV; encoded by the coding sequence GACGCTTCGGCAAAACTAATTTATGCTTGTCCGTGTTTTCTCTAGGAACGATGCGTTGTCTGGCTTCAAAACAAGAGTTTCAAGAGACAGTTAACGCAGGAATAGACGCGGGAATTAATCATTTAGAAACCGCTAGAGGTTACGGGAAAAGTGAAGAATATCTCGGTGAGACTCTTCAAGCAGGATTGTCTTTACCGCGAGAAAAACTATACATAACTACTAAATTAACTCCGACTCCCAATCCGGAAGTAATGTTTAATCAGATTGAGGAGTCTTTAAATCGTCTGCAATTAGACTATATAGATTGTTTGGCGATCCACGGGTTAAATACTTGGGAACATTTGGCTTGGATTACCGATCCTAGAGGTTGTCTTGAACCGATCCAACGGGCGATCTCCATGGGTAAAATTAGACATTTGGGCTTTTCTACCCACGGTAGTCTGGAGTTAATCATAGCTGCTATCAACACGAACTTATTCGAGTTTGTGAATCTCCACTACTATTATTTTTTTCAACGTCATCAACCCGTGATAGACTTAGCCAAAAGATTAGATTTGGGTATATTTATTATCTCTCCCGCGGACAAAGGAGGTCGTTTATATCAACCCCCAACCAGTCTAGTCAATCTCTGTCAACCCTTCTCACCCCTAGAATTAAATTACCGCTTTTTGCTTCAAGATCCCGGGATTACTACCCTGAGTTTAGGTGCGGCTAATTCTGCTGAATTATCTCTACCCCTACAAGTAGCGGATCGAGATGATCCCCTAACTGGTGCAGAAATTACGGTATTTAAGCGTTTAGAAAACCAAATGACGCAAGCATTAGCAACGGATCGCTGTAGTCAATGCTACCAATGTCTTCCCTGTCCGGAAAATGTTAACATCCCGGAAATTCTGCGTCTGCGTAATTTAGCGATCGCCTATAATCTAACAGACTTCGGTAAATATCGTTATGCTATGCTGGAAAATGCGGGTCACTGGTTCCCCGGTAGCAAAGGAAACCGCTGTACCAGTTGCGGAGACTGTCTCCCACGCTGTCCGGAAAAACTAGATATTCCCAACCTTTTACGAGATACTCATGAACGTTTGAATGGTCCTTCTCGTCGTCGTCTCTGGGATGTGTAG